One stretch of Actinacidiphila sp. DG2A-62 DNA includes these proteins:
- the cas1e gene encoding type I-E CRISPR-associated endonuclease Cas1e → MSPATSSGARQRDPADARRRLAAPTVAMLPRVADSLSFLYLDIVRIHQDDTGVCAEITSERRGTETVYLPTAALACVLLGPGTSITARALATFARHGTTVLVTGSGGVRCYAATTPDSLTTTWLERQVRTWADDDRRLAVATAMYEKRFGPGSVPAGTTLAQLRGMEGQRVRAHYQLLARQYKIGRFRRAYDPASWDTQDPVNLALSSANTCLYGIVHAAILALGCSPALGYVHNGNQQAFVYDIADLYKAELTIPLAFSVHASANPEAEARRSFRDALRLFKLLPRVVADVQHLLDPDTEIDVPDPEEHLVDLWDPVTGVIPGGVNHAADAAP, encoded by the coding sequence ATGAGTCCCGCGACCTCCTCGGGCGCCCGGCAGCGCGACCCCGCCGACGCCCGGCGCCGCCTCGCCGCGCCCACCGTCGCCATGCTGCCGCGCGTCGCCGACAGCCTGTCCTTCCTCTACCTCGACATCGTGCGTATCCACCAGGACGACACCGGCGTCTGCGCCGAGATCACCAGCGAACGCCGCGGCACCGAGACCGTCTACCTGCCGACCGCCGCCCTGGCCTGCGTCCTCCTCGGCCCCGGAACCTCCATCACCGCCCGGGCGCTGGCCACCTTCGCCCGCCACGGCACCACCGTGCTCGTCACCGGCTCCGGCGGTGTGCGCTGCTACGCCGCCACCACGCCGGACTCCCTCACCACCACCTGGCTGGAACGACAGGTCCGCACCTGGGCCGACGACGACCGACGACTCGCCGTCGCCACCGCGATGTACGAGAAGCGCTTCGGACCCGGATCGGTTCCCGCCGGCACCACGCTCGCCCAACTGCGCGGCATGGAAGGGCAACGCGTCCGGGCGCACTACCAACTCCTCGCCCGCCAGTACAAGATCGGTCGCTTCCGCCGCGCCTACGACCCCGCTTCCTGGGACACCCAGGACCCCGTCAACCTCGCACTGTCCTCGGCGAACACCTGCCTGTACGGCATCGTCCACGCCGCGATCCTCGCCCTGGGCTGCTCACCCGCCCTCGGCTACGTCCACAACGGCAACCAGCAGGCGTTCGTCTACGACATCGCCGACCTCTACAAGGCCGAGCTGACGATCCCGCTCGCCTTCTCCGTCCACGCCTCGGCCAACCCCGAAGCCGAGGCCCGGCGTTCCTTCCGCGACGCGCTGCGCCTGTTCAAGCTCCTGCCGCGCGTCGTCGCCGACGTCCAGCACCTGCTCGATCCCGACACCGAGATCGACGTCCCCGACCCCGAGGAACACCTCGTCGACCTCTGGGACCCGGTCACCGGCGTCATCCCCGGGGGCGTCAACCACGCCGCGGACGCGGCGCCGTGA
- the cas6e gene encoding type I-E CRISPR-associated protein Cas6/Cse3/CasE, translating to MTVWLTRIVPDPRSAQARKDTQGRAAAMHLHRRLMSLFPYDLGAAARAQLGVLFRTEDTPDGPHVLLQSGERPDTTLLPDGYGTATSRPLDPLLDALRPGLTIRYRCVASPVRKPGATTRAAYRLPPVVALHGTAADEWWLRQAEAGGLKPLDVHSLPLDAVSGPRGTNGPAADQRVRHARIRFDGTAAIIDPDLLRAKITEGIGRGKAYGCGLLSIAPARSTG from the coding sequence ATGACCGTCTGGCTCACCCGGATCGTCCCCGACCCCCGCTCGGCCCAGGCCCGCAAGGACACGCAGGGCAGAGCGGCCGCGATGCACCTGCACCGACGCCTGATGTCCCTGTTCCCCTACGACCTCGGCGCCGCGGCACGCGCGCAACTCGGTGTGCTGTTCCGCACCGAGGACACCCCGGACGGCCCGCACGTGCTGCTGCAGAGCGGCGAACGCCCCGACACCACACTGCTCCCCGACGGCTACGGCACCGCCACGAGCAGACCCCTCGACCCGCTCCTGGACGCCCTGCGCCCGGGACTGACCATCCGCTACCGCTGCGTCGCCAGCCCCGTGCGCAAGCCCGGCGCCACCACCCGTGCCGCCTACCGCCTGCCTCCGGTCGTCGCGCTCCACGGAACGGCCGCCGACGAATGGTGGCTCCGGCAAGCCGAAGCCGGTGGCCTCAAGCCCCTCGATGTGCACTCGCTGCCCCTGGACGCCGTCAGCGGTCCCCGCGGCACGAACGGCCCCGCCGCCGATCAGCGCGTCCGGCACGCCCGCATCCGCTTCGACGGCACCGCCGCGATCATCGACCCCGACCTGCTCCGCGCGAAGATCACCGAAGGCATCGGCCGGGGAAAGGCGTACGGCTGCGGACTGCTGTCCATCGCGCCGGCCCGGAGCACCGGATGA